In Aquiflexum balticum DSM 16537, a single genomic region encodes these proteins:
- a CDS encoding porin family protein, whose protein sequence is MKKVIFIVLVAVGFQVAPAYSQFGIQAGPVGTLGEAFETADGLDKLGGTIGFTFGAFYNVALTKNIAIQPSVNYLNRRWGDELEDLDTGDITNTSMSINYLEIPVQLVYHSEEETGVFAGIGPSLMYGLSGKRTVDFNGNRTSTDYEFGSGANQESPMTIGFNLMFGYDFGKILMGLNYGSGLTNQATDNRDQGNGSHLALRVGYTF, encoded by the coding sequence ATGAAGAAAGTTATTTTTATTGTTTTAGTTGCGGTCGGATTTCAGGTCGCTCCGGCTTATTCCCAATTTGGTATTCAAGCCGGTCCTGTTGGCACCTTGGGTGAAGCATTCGAAACAGCCGATGGGTTAGACAAACTGGGGGGAACGATCGGCTTCACATTCGGTGCTTTTTACAACGTAGCACTTACGAAAAACATAGCGATTCAGCCTTCGGTCAATTATCTGAACAGACGTTGGGGTGATGAACTAGAAGATTTGGATACTGGTGATATCACCAATACTTCCATGTCGATCAATTACCTCGAAATTCCAGTCCAACTGGTATATCATAGTGAGGAGGAAACGGGGGTGTTTGCCGGCATCGGTCCCTCCCTGATGTATGGTTTATCTGGAAAGAGGACTGTTGACTTCAATGGCAACAGAACCTCAACTGATTATGAATTTGGGAGTGGAGCAAATCAGGAGTCTCCCATGACTATAGGATTTAACCTGATGTTTGGCTATGATTTCGGAAAGATTTTGATGGGATTGAATTACGGTAGTGGTCTAACAAACCAAGCCACCGACAATCGGGATCAGGGAAACGGAAGCCACCTGGCACTTAGAGTGGGGTACACATTTTAG